From a single Desulfitibacter sp. BRH_c19 genomic region:
- a CDS encoding imidazolonepropionase has product MQKVDLIIKNAKELVTCAGGTSKPKTGEDLKNLYIINDGWVAIKEDKIVAVGTEKEIKSKVEITEDTQIIDAAGKTVLPGLVDSHTHLAFGGSRENELELKLEGAAYLDILAAGGGILSTVRATREATKEELKATSTKYLNQMLSQGTTTAEAKSGYGLKTEYEIKQLEVIKELNEEHPVDLVPTFLGAHAIPTEFKGGKEDRFIDIVVEEMMPAVKEKGLAEFCDVFCENGVFTVEQSRRVLEKAKELGFKLKIHSDEIYALGGTEMASELNATSADHLLVVTDEGIEKMSEAGVVGVLLPGTTFNLREDHYAPARRMIDKGVAIALATDFNPGSCPTNSMDIIMTIGCLYLRLIPAEVINAITINAAHAIDRAQSVGSIEEGKQADLVIFDAPNHQYLCYRFGSNLVEKVVKKGKIVIGGA; this is encoded by the coding sequence ATGCAAAAAGTAGATTTAATTATCAAAAATGCAAAGGAACTAGTTACCTGCGCAGGTGGAACAAGTAAACCTAAAACAGGAGAAGATCTTAAAAACTTATACATAATTAATGACGGATGGGTGGCAATAAAGGAAGACAAGATAGTAGCAGTAGGAACAGAAAAGGAAATCAAGTCTAAGGTAGAGATTACTGAAGATACCCAGATAATCGATGCTGCTGGTAAGACAGTCCTTCCGGGGCTTGTTGATTCACATACCCACCTAGCTTTTGGTGGTTCAAGAGAAAACGAACTTGAGTTAAAGCTAGAGGGGGCAGCATACTTAGATATCTTAGCTGCAGGTGGTGGAATACTAAGTACAGTCCGAGCTACTAGAGAAGCCACTAAAGAAGAACTAAAAGCTACCAGCACGAAATACTTAAATCAGATGCTATCCCAAGGGACCACCACAGCAGAAGCAAAAAGCGGTTATGGTTTGAAAACAGAATATGAAATCAAGCAGCTTGAAGTAATTAAGGAATTAAATGAAGAGCATCCAGTAGATTTGGTGCCAACATTTTTAGGAGCCCATGCGATCCCCACAGAATTTAAAGGGGGCAAGGAAGATAGGTTTATTGATATAGTAGTAGAAGAAATGATGCCAGCAGTTAAAGAAAAGGGTCTTGCAGAATTTTGTGATGTATTTTGTGAAAATGGAGTATTTACCGTTGAACAGTCAAGAAGAGTACTAGAAAAAGCAAAGGAACTTGGTTTTAAACTTAAAATTCATTCCGACGAAATATATGCTTTAGGTGGTACTGAAATGGCATCTGAATTAAATGCCACATCAGCAGATCACTTATTAGTAGTAACTGATGAAGGTATAGAAAAAATGTCTGAGGCTGGGGTGGTAGGTGTACTGCTACCGGGGACAACATTTAACCTTAGAGAAGACCATTATGCACCAGCAAGAAGGATGATAGACAAAGGAGTAGCAATAGCACTAGCTACGGATTTTAATCCAGGAAGCTGTCCAACAAACTCAATGGATATCATTATGACAATAGGATGCCTGTATCTTAGATTAATACCAGCAGAAGTAATAAATGCAATAACAATCAATGCAGCCCATGCAATAGACAGGGCACAGTCAGTAGGAAGTATAGAAGAAGGAAAACAGGCAGACTTAGTAATTTTTGATGCACCAAATCATCAATATCTATGCTATAGATTTGGAAGCAATTTAGTAGAAAAGGTAGTTAAAAAAGGCAAAATAGTAATAGGAGGAGCATAG
- a CDS encoding glutamate formiminotransferase produces MSQIVQCVPNFSEGTNQEIISKILEVITSVEGVKLVDYSSDASHNRSVVTFLGEPQAAKRAAFKAIEKAKELINMEEHKGEHPRMGATDVVPFIPIRGITMDECVELAKELGKEVWEKLQIPVYLYEKAACTPDRQNLSVIRKGQYEGLKSAVADPGRQPDFGEAKLHPTAGITAIGARPPLIAYNINLDTNNVEIAKKIAKVIRGSSGGFPAVKGLGIKIEERDMAQVTINMCNFKEVSLFRIFEIVKNEAERYGVNIIGSEIVGLTPMEALVDVADHYLRLENFKIDQILETKL; encoded by the coding sequence ATGTCTCAGATAGTACAATGCGTACCAAATTTTAGTGAAGGAACAAACCAAGAAATCATATCAAAAATTCTTGAAGTAATAACAAGTGTAGAAGGAGTAAAGTTAGTAGACTACTCTTCAGATGCAAGCCACAATCGGTCAGTAGTGACATTTCTAGGTGAGCCGCAGGCGGCAAAGCGAGCAGCTTTTAAAGCTATAGAAAAGGCAAAGGAATTAATAAACATGGAAGAACATAAGGGTGAGCACCCCAGAATGGGAGCTACAGACGTAGTTCCATTTATCCCAATAAGAGGAATAACCATGGATGAATGCGTAGAGCTTGCTAAGGAACTAGGAAAAGAGGTTTGGGAAAAGCTTCAAATACCAGTCTACTTATACGAAAAGGCTGCCTGTACCCCTGACAGGCAAAATCTTTCAGTCATTAGAAAAGGGCAGTATGAGGGCCTAAAAAGTGCAGTAGCAGATCCAGGCAGACAACCAGATTTTGGTGAAGCAAAGCTTCATCCTACTGCAGGAATAACCGCCATAGGAGCAAGACCACCCCTTATTGCATACAACATAAATCTTGACACAAACAATGTAGAGATTGCCAAAAAGATTGCCAAAGTAATTCGAGGAAGTAGTGGAGGATTTCCTGCAGTTAAGGGCTTAGGCATAAAAATAGAGGAAAGAGATATGGCACAGGTGACAATTAATATGTGCAACTTTAAAGAAGTATCCCTTTTTAGAATATTTGAGATAGTAAAGAACGAAGCTGAACGCTATGGAGTAAATATAATAGGTAGTGAAATAGTTGGCTTAACGCCAATGGAGGCATTAGTAGATGTAGCAGACCATTATTTAAGACTAGAAAACTTTAAAATAGATCAGATACTAGAGACAAAGCTTTAG
- a CDS encoding ketose-bisphosphate aldolase has translation MPLVSLKEVLQTHNGAVGAFSTYDLFTAQAIMQAGNKLNLPVIAMIGAPVLNKPGNEVIGQIMVDLAKRASSPVCVFLDHSQDFDTCLKAINLGFSAVMIDGSHLSLEENIEITNKVSLEAKKAGVSVEAELGALAGIEDGEEVKATKMTNPDHVKTFLEATDIDALAVSIGNAHGLYKGEPHLNFELLQTIAEISKVPLVLHGGTGLTTQQFAKGVELGIKKINIGTEVKKTFIEAFIKTHEENIVGYDLVGIPQACKDAVKEMVKANLEFFANGWKNI, from the coding sequence ATGCCTTTAGTATCTTTAAAAGAAGTATTACAAACTCACAACGGCGCAGTAGGTGCTTTTAGTACCTATGATTTATTTACGGCACAGGCTATTATGCAGGCAGGAAATAAGTTGAACCTTCCTGTAATAGCAATGATAGGTGCCCCGGTTTTAAACAAGCCTGGTAATGAAGTAATCGGACAGATAATGGTTGATCTAGCAAAGAGAGCTTCCTCTCCAGTATGTGTTTTTCTAGATCATTCACAAGACTTTGATACATGTTTAAAAGCAATTAACCTGGGTTTTAGTGCTGTGATGATTGATGGATCTCATTTAAGTTTAGAAGAAAATATAGAAATTACTAATAAGGTCTCTTTAGAAGCTAAAAAAGCTGGTGTATCAGTAGAAGCAGAACTTGGGGCTTTAGCTGGAATTGAAGATGGAGAAGAAGTAAAAGCCACAAAGATGACAAATCCAGACCATGTTAAAACTTTTTTGGAAGCAACAGACATAGATGCATTAGCCGTTTCTATTGGTAATGCCCATGGTCTTTATAAAGGTGAGCCACACCTTAACTTTGAGCTCCTTCAAACGATAGCTGAGATTTCAAAAGTACCACTAGTTTTACATGGAGGCACAGGATTAACTACACAGCAATTTGCAAAGGGTGTAGAATTGGGAATTAAGAAAATTAACATAGGTACAGAAGTGAAAAAAACATTTATTGAAGCTTTTATAAAAACACATGAAGAAAATATTGTAGGGTATGACCTGGTTGGTATACCTCAAGCTTGTAAAGATGCTGTTAAAGAAATGGTTAAAGCTAATCTTGAATTCTTTGCTAACGGTTGGAAAAATATATAG
- a CDS encoding tyrosine phenol-lyase: MKDRSLYAEPYKIKMVEPIKVTTREYREMRLAEAGYNVFNLASKDVYIDLLTDSGTTAMSDNQWAGIMSGDESYAGGKNYFNLKHTIKDVMGYDFVVPTHQGRGAENILMQMFVKEGDRVPGNLHFDTTEGHIRLRKAIPVNLLKTEGYDSSCKAPFKGDIDLSKLEEELKEHHDKIPFVLITVTCNNNGGQPVSINNLKEARKLADKFGVPLFLDVARFAENAFFIKDRDPDYKDVSIRDIVKKMFSYAHGCSMSAKKDALVNIGGFLAFKDNADYYKKAVGIQIPFEGYATYGGLAGRDLEAMSRGLNEVLSEEYLQDRIGQVKYLADKLLAIGVPVIEPPGGHGVYVDVKRFLQHLPQRSFPAQALVCQLYLEAGIRSVEIGTCAFGYVDPVTGEEVYPEMELLRMAIPRRVYTDRHMDVVANAFANVADKKQDIKGLKLVYQAEVLRHFTARFEPLL, encoded by the coding sequence ATGAAAGACAGGTCACTATATGCTGAGCCATACAAGATTAAGATGGTAGAGCCTATTAAGGTTACTACTAGAGAGTACAGAGAGATGAGACTAGCTGAGGCAGGGTACAATGTTTTTAATCTGGCAAGTAAGGATGTTTATATAGACTTACTTACTGATAGTGGTACTACGGCCATGAGTGATAATCAATGGGCTGGTATTATGAGTGGAGATGAGTCCTATGCTGGTGGGAAAAACTATTTCAATCTAAAACATACCATTAAGGATGTTATGGGATATGATTTTGTTGTGCCAACCCATCAAGGCAGAGGAGCAGAAAATATACTGATGCAGATGTTTGTTAAGGAAGGGGATAGAGTGCCAGGAAATCTCCATTTTGACACAACAGAGGGTCATATTAGGCTTAGAAAGGCTATCCCTGTTAATCTTTTAAAGACAGAAGGCTATGATAGCAGTTGCAAAGCACCCTTTAAAGGAGACATTGACTTAAGTAAGCTTGAGGAAGAACTTAAGGAGCATCATGATAAAATACCCTTTGTCTTAATAACAGTTACCTGTAATAACAATGGGGGTCAGCCTGTTTCTATAAACAACCTTAAGGAAGCCAGAAAGCTAGCTGACAAATTTGGAGTGCCTTTATTTCTAGATGTTGCTAGATTTGCAGAAAATGCTTTTTTCATAAAAGATAGAGATCCAGATTACAAGGATGTGAGCATTCGAGATATTGTAAAAAAGATGTTTTCTTATGCCCATGGGTGTTCAATGAGTGCTAAAAAAGATGCCCTTGTAAATATTGGTGGTTTTCTTGCTTTTAAAGATAATGCCGATTATTACAAGAAAGCCGTGGGAATTCAAATTCCATTTGAGGGCTATGCTACTTATGGGGGTTTAGCCGGTAGAGATTTAGAAGCCATGTCTAGAGGACTAAATGAAGTTCTTTCAGAGGAATACTTACAAGATAGAATTGGCCAAGTGAAATACCTAGCTGATAAACTCCTGGCTATAGGAGTTCCTGTTATTGAGCCACCAGGGGGTCATGGAGTTTATGTAGATGTTAAACGTTTTCTTCAACACCTGCCCCAAAGGTCTTTTCCAGCACAAGCGCTTGTTTGCCAGTTATACTTAGAGGCTGGTATAAGAAGTGTGGAGATAGGAACTTGTGCTTTTGGATACGTAGATCCTGTCACAGGAGAAGAGGTATACCCTGAAATGGAACTATTGAGGATGGCCATACCGCGGAGGGTCTACACAGATAGACATATGGATGTAGTTGCAAATGCATTTGCAAATGTTGCAGATAAAAAGCAGGATATTAAAGGACTAAAGCTTGTCTATCAGGCAGAAGTTCTAAGGCACTTTACTGCCAGGTTTGAACCCTTACTTTAA
- a CDS encoding methenyltetrahydrofolate cyclohydrolase — translation MLVDLTGKDFIKSVASDSPAPGGGSVAAFAGALSAALVNMVVNLTVGREKYQEHEKELITIRDKGNELQERLTRYVDEDTQTFSLVMEAYKLPKETDQDKSKRSAAIQDAMKKAAELPLEVAKSCLEVIRFSETVITKGNPNCLSDGGVGCLMAHAGLQGAVFNVQINLGSIKDEEYKKRLTTEIVQIEQEAEELSKRVIAKVKSQF, via the coding sequence ATGTTAGTAGATTTAACTGGAAAAGACTTTATTAAATCAGTAGCTTCTGATTCCCCGGCCCCTGGTGGGGGAAGCGTAGCAGCATTTGCAGGTGCCTTATCAGCAGCCCTTGTAAACATGGTTGTTAATCTAACAGTAGGAAGAGAGAAATATCAAGAACATGAAAAAGAATTAATAACAATCAGAGATAAGGGTAATGAATTACAGGAAAGACTAACACGATATGTTGACGAAGATACACAAACATTTAGTTTAGTGATGGAAGCGTACAAACTACCAAAGGAAACAGACCAAGATAAATCTAAAAGATCAGCAGCTATTCAGGATGCAATGAAAAAAGCAGCAGAACTGCCCTTGGAGGTAGCAAAATCCTGTTTAGAGGTTATCAGATTTAGTGAAACAGTAATTACTAAAGGAAATCCAAATTGCCTTAGTGATGGAGGAGTTGGCTGCCTCATGGCTCATGCTGGACTACAAGGGGCAGTATTTAACGTACAGATAAACCTGGGAAGTATTAAGGATGAGGAATATAAAAAACGATTAACTACAGAAATTGTCCAAATTGAGCAAGAAGCAGAAGAATTAAGCAAAAGAGTCATAGCTAAAGTAAAAAGTCAGTTTTAA
- a CDS encoding urocanate hydratase, with protein MISNKDISKAMIIKLDAKLPEMPVFQEGIRRAPNRGYKLTPDQTKVALKNALRYVPEEFHKSLAPEFLKELKTRGRIYAYRFRPEGRLYGKSIDEYQGNCIEGKAFQVMIDNNLDFEVALYPYELVTYGETGRVCQNWLQYRLIKKYLEVLTEDQTLVVQSGHPLGLFPSKPEAPRVIITNSLMIGMFDNPHDWDIAEQMGVANYGQMTAGGWMYIGPQGIVHGTFNTLLNAGRNKLGIPEDGDLRGHMFISSGLGGMSGAQPKAVEIANGVGVIAEVDYSRIMTRYNQGWVGKVSDNLDDIFATAEEYLKKKEPISIAYHGNIVELLEYVVEKNIHVELLSDQTSCHAVYDGGYCPQGVSFEERTELIGSDRARFIELVDKSLKHHYALIKVLTERGTYFFDYGNAFMKAVYDAGVKDISKNGIDDKDGFIWPSYVEDIMGPMLFDYGYGPFRWVCLSGKHEDLIKTDKAAMECINPNRRGQDRDNYIWIRDAEDNQLVVGTQARILYQDAEGRKTIALKFNEMVRNGEIGPVMLGRDHHDVSGTDSPFRETANIKDGSNVMAEMAIQCFAGNAARGMSLCALHNGGGVGIGKAINGGFGLVLNGSERIDNTIKSAMLWDVIGGVARRNWARNENSIETIIEFNKMYEGKGHVTIPFVADEELVNKVVDETLKG; from the coding sequence ATGATTAGTAATAAGGATATTTCCAAGGCTATGATAATCAAGCTTGATGCTAAGCTTCCAGAGATGCCTGTTTTTCAAGAAGGTATCAGAAGAGCTCCAAATAGAGGGTATAAACTTACACCGGACCAAACTAAAGTAGCACTAAAAAATGCTCTTAGATATGTACCTGAAGAATTTCACAAAAGTTTAGCACCTGAATTTCTTAAAGAATTAAAAACAAGGGGAAGAATCTATGCTTACCGCTTTCGCCCCGAAGGAAGATTATATGGAAAATCAATAGACGAGTATCAGGGTAACTGCATTGAAGGAAAAGCCTTTCAAGTAATGATAGATAATAACCTAGACTTTGAAGTAGCACTATATCCCTATGAATTAGTCACTTATGGCGAAACGGGTAGGGTATGTCAGAACTGGCTCCAGTATAGATTAATAAAGAAATACCTGGAAGTCCTGACAGAGGATCAGACATTAGTGGTGCAATCGGGTCATCCATTAGGTTTATTTCCATCTAAACCAGAAGCTCCTAGGGTAATAATAACAAACTCACTTATGATAGGAATGTTTGATAATCCCCACGATTGGGATATAGCAGAACAGATGGGTGTAGCAAATTATGGGCAAATGACAGCTGGCGGCTGGATGTATATTGGACCTCAAGGAATAGTCCATGGAACCTTTAATACCCTTCTTAATGCAGGTAGAAATAAACTTGGAATTCCTGAAGACGGTGACTTAAGGGGACACATGTTCATTTCATCTGGTCTTGGTGGTATGAGCGGTGCTCAGCCTAAAGCAGTAGAAATAGCAAATGGTGTTGGTGTAATAGCTGAAGTTGACTACTCAAGAATCATGACAAGATATAATCAGGGTTGGGTAGGCAAGGTATCTGATAATCTTGATGATATCTTTGCTACTGCTGAAGAATATTTAAAGAAAAAAGAGCCAATTTCCATTGCCTATCATGGAAATATTGTTGAACTCTTAGAATACGTAGTAGAAAAAAATATTCATGTTGAACTATTATCAGATCAGACTTCGTGTCATGCTGTATATGATGGAGGTTATTGTCCACAGGGAGTATCCTTTGAAGAAAGAACAGAACTAATTGGATCAGACAGAGCTAGATTTATAGAACTTGTAGATAAATCATTAAAACATCACTATGCACTAATTAAAGTGTTAACAGAAAGAGGAACATATTTCTTTGACTATGGAAATGCATTTATGAAAGCAGTTTATGATGCGGGTGTAAAAGACATTTCCAAAAATGGGATAGACGACAAGGATGGTTTCATCTGGCCTTCTTATGTAGAAGATATCATGGGACCAATGCTCTTTGATTATGGTTACGGACCCTTTAGGTGGGTTTGCTTGAGCGGTAAACATGAAGACTTAATTAAAACAGATAAGGCAGCTATGGAGTGTATTAATCCAAACCGTAGAGGTCAAGACAGGGATAACTATATTTGGATAAGAGATGCTGAAGACAATCAGCTCGTAGTAGGAACCCAAGCTAGAATTCTCTATCAAGATGCTGAAGGAAGAAAGACCATTGCTCTTAAGTTTAATGAAATGGTGAGAAACGGGGAAATTGGCCCAGTAATGCTAGGTAGAGATCACCATGATGTAAGTGGTACAGATTCACCCTTTAGAGAAACAGCCAATATCAAAGATGGAAGTAACGTCATGGCCGAAATGGCAATCCAATGTTTTGCCGGAAATGCCGCTAGGGGAATGAGTCTTTGTGCGCTCCACAATGGCGGGGGTGTTGGAATTGGTAAAGCAATTAATGGTGGATTTGGCCTTGTTTTAAACGGTAGTGAAAGAATAGATAATACCATAAAATCTGCAATGCTATGGGACGTAATAGGTGGAGTGGCTAGACGCAACTGGGCTAGAAACGAAAATTCCATTGAAACAATAATAGAGTTTAACAAAATGTATGAAGGAAAAGGTCATGTTACAATACCCTTTGTCGCAGATGAAGAGCTTGTAAATAAGGTTGTAGATGAAACTCTAAAAGGATAA